One genomic segment of Leptospira wolbachii serovar Codice str. CDC includes these proteins:
- a CDS encoding VOC family protein — protein sequence MIHHIAIGTPHPSHLAKFYLKIPGSKKIQEFYYESGEIRSLWIGFGPIILMLEEGEKQSPRALVFSFSERDRSEWIQFLNQVKIQNQTEYTAYFLDSDGNLLGVSQYPEKLKDLLEMS from the coding sequence ATGATCCACCACATTGCCATAGGTACGCCCCACCCTTCCCATTTAGCCAAATTTTACCTCAAAATTCCTGGTTCGAAAAAAATTCAGGAATTCTATTACGAATCGGGAGAAATCCGTTCCCTTTGGATTGGGTTCGGTCCGATCATTCTTATGTTAGAAGAAGGAGAGAAACAGTCCCCCCGCGCTCTTGTTTTTTCTTTTTCGGAAAGAGATCGATCCGAATGGATCCAGTTTTTAAACCAAGTAAAAATCCAAAACCAAACCGAATACACTGCATACTTTTTGGATAGTGATGGGAATTTGTTAGGAGTAAGCCAGTATCCAGAAAAACTAAAGGACCTTTTAGAAATGAGTTGA
- a CDS encoding ArsR/SmtB family transcription factor translates to MAIETLPQSRPSGHLLSATKAISDETRIRILHILSFGAFSVNEVVEILGMGQSRISRHLKILTEAGLIGSRREGSLVYSFLPEEEDTELKFPLELTKLLLSYKEDLPSRERDQRMVHQILETRERKSKSFFDGVAESWEKLQEETLHPKLYRSWILQELPLCENILDLGCGPGGLIPFLLNKAKHVTGVDNSSKMIESASSHYGKNPSVSLIQTPMEHLPLATHSCDAVVASMVMHHISHPPTVLEEVARVLKPGGVLCIVDLGKHNAEYMRDNFADLWLGFEPELFESWLSNAGFRVGSMNEIQTESSFKILTIKATKEEGGQYVHSN, encoded by the coding sequence ATGGCAATAGAAACCCTTCCCCAGTCTAGGCCCTCTGGCCACCTGCTTTCCGCAACCAAAGCCATATCCGATGAAACGCGGATTCGGATCCTCCATATCCTCAGTTTTGGTGCCTTTTCTGTGAATGAAGTGGTAGAAATTTTGGGTATGGGACAGTCTCGGATCTCTCGTCATTTGAAGATACTCACTGAGGCTGGACTTATTGGATCTCGTCGGGAAGGAAGCCTTGTTTATAGTTTCCTTCCTGAGGAAGAAGATACAGAACTTAAATTTCCACTCGAACTCACCAAATTATTGTTATCTTATAAAGAAGACCTGCCCTCAAGGGAAAGGGACCAAAGAATGGTCCACCAAATCCTGGAAACTCGGGAACGAAAATCAAAATCCTTTTTTGATGGAGTTGCCGAAAGTTGGGAAAAATTACAAGAAGAGACACTACATCCCAAACTCTACCGGTCTTGGATTTTACAGGAGCTCCCTCTTTGCGAAAATATTTTGGATTTGGGTTGTGGGCCTGGCGGGCTTATCCCTTTTCTTTTGAACAAAGCCAAACATGTTACAGGAGTGGACAACTCCTCTAAAATGATTGAAAGTGCTTCGTCTCATTATGGAAAAAATCCTAGTGTGAGTTTGATTCAAACTCCTATGGAGCATTTACCTTTGGCAACTCACTCCTGTGATGCGGTTGTTGCTTCTATGGTAATGCATCATATTTCACACCCACCTACTGTACTTGAAGAAGTGGCACGAGTTCTAAAACCAGGTGGAGTTTTGTGTATTGTTGATTTAGGAAAACACAACGCAGAGTATATGCGTGATAATTTTGCGGACCTTTGGCTTGGATTTGAACCAGAGTTATTTGAATCTTGGTTGTCCAATGCAGGTTTTCGCGTGGGCTCTATGAATGAGATCCAAACAGAATCTAGTTTTAAAATTTTAACTATCAAAGCAACAAAAGAAGAAGGAGGACAATATGTCCACAGCAACTGA
- a CDS encoding ferredoxin family protein, which translates to MAYVVTEICVDCKYTSCAAVCPVEAFHEAPDTLYIDPDTCIDCNACQYECPIDAIFPDYDVPEKHKPSIEVNAKEANKFPVIVTTKPPLKGAKCSDSSK; encoded by the coding sequence ATGGCTTATGTTGTAACTGAAATTTGCGTTGATTGTAAATACACGAGTTGTGCAGCAGTTTGTCCGGTGGAAGCTTTTCATGAAGCTCCGGACACTTTGTACATTGATCCGGACACTTGTATTGATTGTAATGCTTGTCAATACGAATGTCCAATTGATGCGATTTTCCCGGACTATGATGTTCCGGAAAAACACAAACCTTCTATCGAAGTAAACGCAAAAGAAGCAAACAAATTCCCGGTAATTGTGACTACAAAACCACCCCTCAAAGGTGCGAAGTGTTCCGATTCGAGTAAATAA
- a CDS encoding methyl-accepting chemotaxis protein, with amino-acid sequence MKLYKRYARAFTLASQVFSLGIVVPIGIALILFYVDLSHNQIKTFIGATIAAALVSLLIPSLIFPKKLKAIKKGLVELESQTEKDPKTYVAVWNLIAKMPVIGALVGSSQWALALPIVIGPLLYLPETSKSDSFYIVCVLILTALLNVVFSFILLEKASHLVLEDDIFQAELKERISPYYRNLRNTVPIIFSLMVMVLSIFLLIYAFNVNAKSLEKAFSNQLYNFNQSNEAGINVYFESVETNLKEVVSLPVIRAALETKNYKQAEPLLSKVLGDSQLLLENAFIASFAEGVPIVASGLPNGASIGYSLASNPDVLENINATKEGKSHVGIAVKSPFKGDIVIMVTSPVKSANGTVIGMVGMPFLVGKAMESFLKNVKIGTTGYSFLLDRKSTMVYHPNPKYLMNSFKGSEFETLAKNAGETDSFRNPWEGSTFLLRRKVSEKYGLQFFSTIDLKEIEVESLSSLRGLTVISIIGAALIALAIYLLFTARFKPMKTIGKILQDIEIGDLRHNAKMESSDEFARLARGLNATLKQISEVVGSNQAFSEDLASSAEQMSASLNMLSSNAQTQAASAEEISASIEEISAAVQNVDAQAEDQFRKVDFLKLKMAELSSLIEATGRQVGKASKDVTLISEEARSGQASLDSMRNSITKISNSSEEIGSVIEIINNISEQINLLALNAAIEAARAGVYGRGFAVVADEIGKLAEKTAMSIGDIGELIQANEKEIENGRENIETTISLIQRIIQGVSSFNEMTDTIEASTKDQLIINQKVGEEVDKVNQISQAIRLSMEEQKNAIGEVAQAIFSINDLTQGTAAGLEEMTATSNGIANLAETLKRKINFFKIS; translated from the coding sequence ATGAAGTTATACAAACGCTATGCAAGGGCATTCACTCTCGCCTCCCAAGTTTTTTCCTTGGGAATTGTGGTTCCAATCGGAATTGCATTAATTCTATTCTATGTCGATTTAAGTCATAATCAGATAAAAACTTTCATTGGTGCCACCATTGCGGCGGCCCTTGTGAGTTTGCTCATCCCTTCACTCATCTTTCCTAAAAAACTAAAGGCCATCAAAAAGGGGTTGGTTGAGCTCGAGTCCCAAACGGAGAAGGATCCTAAAACCTACGTTGCCGTTTGGAACCTAATTGCAAAGATGCCTGTGATTGGTGCTCTCGTGGGAAGTTCCCAGTGGGCGTTAGCTCTTCCTATCGTTATTGGTCCTCTTCTTTACCTTCCCGAAACTAGTAAGTCGGATTCGTTTTATATCGTTTGCGTCCTCATTCTAACAGCACTTCTCAACGTTGTGTTTTCTTTTATCCTATTGGAAAAAGCATCTCATTTGGTTTTGGAAGATGATATTTTTCAAGCAGAACTAAAAGAAAGAATTTCTCCTTATTATAGAAACTTAAGAAATACGGTTCCTATTATATTTTCGCTTATGGTCATGGTGCTTTCCATTTTCCTATTGATTTATGCATTCAATGTCAATGCCAAGTCTTTGGAAAAAGCCTTTTCGAATCAGTTGTATAACTTCAATCAAAGTAACGAAGCCGGAATCAATGTTTATTTTGAGTCAGTAGAAACCAATTTGAAAGAAGTGGTTTCCTTACCTGTCATTAGGGCTGCCCTCGAAACCAAAAATTACAAACAAGCAGAACCGTTGCTTTCGAAAGTACTCGGGGACTCTCAATTACTTTTGGAAAATGCTTTTATTGCTTCCTTCGCCGAGGGAGTGCCCATTGTTGCCTCTGGACTTCCCAATGGAGCAAGCATAGGTTATTCCTTAGCTTCTAACCCAGATGTATTGGAGAATATCAATGCCACTAAGGAAGGCAAAAGCCATGTTGGCATTGCTGTAAAATCTCCATTTAAAGGCGATATCGTGATTATGGTGACAAGTCCTGTAAAGAGTGCCAATGGAACCGTCATTGGTATGGTGGGAATGCCGTTTCTTGTTGGGAAGGCAATGGAATCTTTTCTGAAAAACGTAAAGATTGGAACCACTGGGTATTCTTTCCTACTCGATAGGAAATCAACTATGGTTTACCATCCCAATCCGAAGTATTTAATGAATAGCTTTAAAGGTTCTGAATTTGAAACTTTGGCAAAAAATGCCGGAGAAACGGATTCCTTTCGTAATCCTTGGGAGGGATCTACCTTCCTGCTACGAAGAAAGGTCAGTGAAAAGTATGGCCTTCAGTTTTTTTCCACAATTGATTTAAAAGAAATTGAGGTGGAGAGTCTCTCTTCTCTAAGGGGCCTAACAGTAATTAGTATTATTGGAGCAGCACTCATTGCATTAGCAATTTATCTTTTATTTACTGCTAGATTCAAACCAATGAAAACCATTGGAAAGATCCTACAAGACATCGAAATTGGGGACCTACGCCACAACGCGAAAATGGAGTCCTCCGATGAGTTTGCAAGACTTGCTCGGGGTTTAAACGCTACGTTAAAACAAATTTCAGAAGTGGTAGGATCCAATCAGGCGTTTTCAGAAGATCTGGCATCTTCCGCAGAACAAATGTCAGCTTCACTTAACATGTTGTCTTCCAATGCCCAAACGCAGGCTGCTTCCGCAGAAGAAATTTCTGCTTCTATCGAGGAAATTTCGGCAGCTGTCCAAAATGTAGATGCACAAGCAGAAGACCAATTCCGCAAAGTTGATTTTTTGAAATTAAAAATGGCGGAGCTTTCCAGTTTGATTGAAGCGACGGGAAGGCAAGTAGGGAAGGCATCTAAGGATGTAACACTGATTTCGGAAGAGGCAAGGTCGGGCCAAGCTTCTTTGGACTCGATGAGAAATTCTATCACCAAAATCAGCAATAGTTCTGAAGAAATTGGAAGTGTGATTGAAATTATCAACAATATCTCTGAACAAATCAACTTACTAGCGTTAAATGCTGCTATTGAGGCGGCCCGAGCCGGTGTTTATGGACGGGGATTTGCCGTGGTTGCCGATGAAATTGGAAAGTTGGCAGAAAAAACTGCGATGTCTATCGGTGATATTGGAGAACTCATCCAAGCCAATGAAAAGGAGATTGAGAATGGTCGAGAGAACATTGAAACTACCATTTCTCTCATCCAACGGATCATCCAAGGAGTTAGTTCCTTCAATGAGATGACAGATACCATTGAAGCCAGTACCAAGGACCAACTCATTATCAACCAAAAGGTAGGCGAAGAGGTCGACAAGGTAAACCAGATCAGCCAAGCCATCCGTTTGTCCATGGAAGAGCAGAAAAATGCAATCGGAGAAGTGGCACAGGCTATCTTCAGTATCAACGATTTGACCCAAGGGACCGCCGCTGGGCTCGAAGAGATGACTGCCACCTCCAACGGGATTGCAAATTTAGCAGAAACCCTAAAAAGAAAAATCAACTTTTTCAAAATCTCCTAA
- a CDS encoding DMT family transporter, whose protein sequence is MRENASTEWKGVVLVLMGALLFSAKAVIVKLTYRYEISAIGSLFFRMLFAFPFLAWIAWKAEREEGKTKLTKKDVIHLLLMGVVGYYLASLFDFLGLKYISAGLERIILFIYPTLVVILSFLFLKKKIHIREVFSLVLTYTGVFLAYGQDVQLGSAKEVSLGAFFILLSALTYAIYLMGSGSIIPKLGAKKYTAWALIISSFAVYIHFAIFGTYKELIQPFSFYALAFIMGTVNTVVPAIFVSEGIKRVGSKTAAIVGSVGPMSTLFLAYWLLDEPITILHSIGTLFVLTGVFWISTAKKAKEVSV, encoded by the coding sequence GTGAGAGAAAATGCGAGTACAGAATGGAAAGGGGTAGTGCTTGTTCTTATGGGGGCATTATTATTTAGCGCGAAGGCAGTCATTGTAAAGTTGACCTACCGGTATGAAATTTCAGCCATTGGATCGCTTTTCTTTCGGATGTTGTTCGCCTTTCCTTTTTTGGCCTGGATTGCTTGGAAGGCAGAAAGGGAAGAAGGGAAAACCAAACTTACCAAAAAAGACGTGATCCATCTTCTCCTTATGGGGGTCGTGGGATATTACTTGGCTAGCCTTTTTGATTTTCTCGGACTTAAATACATTAGTGCAGGCCTAGAACGGATTATCCTTTTTATCTACCCCACCCTTGTTGTGATTTTATCTTTCCTATTTTTAAAAAAGAAAATCCATATCCGAGAAGTGTTTTCTCTCGTTCTGACATATACCGGTGTTTTTTTAGCCTATGGACAAGATGTCCAGCTGGGTTCTGCTAAAGAAGTGAGTTTAGGAGCATTTTTTATTTTACTTTCTGCTCTTACTTACGCTATTTATTTGATGGGAAGTGGGTCCATCATCCCAAAGTTAGGTGCAAAAAAATATACTGCTTGGGCTTTGATTATTTCTTCTTTTGCCGTATACATCCATTTTGCAATATTTGGAACTTATAAGGAACTCATCCAACCATTCTCTTTTTATGCCCTTGCTTTTATTATGGGGACAGTGAATACAGTAGTCCCAGCCATTTTTGTTTCCGAAGGGATCAAACGAGTTGGTAGCAAAACAGCCGCTATAGTGGGTTCTGTTGGACCAATGTCGACTCTTTTTTTGGCATATTGGTTACTAGATGAACCGATAACAATACTACATAGCATTGGTACTTTATTCGTACTCACTGGAGTTTTTTGGATTAGTACTGCAAAAAAAGCAAAAGAAGTGTCTGTTTAG
- a CDS encoding TIGR04454 family lipoprotein translates to MKKSLILALALGLFLANCKSKVYTQEECESALAGTFVQIEEEAKKNPAAAPVLAGLQQGKQKMIDQCMEGKFDPNCLKNAPGFAGIMGCVKK, encoded by the coding sequence ATGAAAAAATCCCTCATTTTGGCGCTCGCTCTCGGGCTTTTCTTGGCTAATTGTAAATCCAAAGTGTATACCCAAGAAGAGTGTGAGTCGGCTCTCGCTGGAACATTCGTTCAAATCGAAGAAGAAGCAAAAAAGAATCCAGCTGCAGCACCAGTTCTCGCAGGATTACAACAAGGTAAACAAAAAATGATCGATCAGTGTATGGAAGGAAAATTTGATCCTAACTGCTTGAAAAATGCTCCAGGTTTCGCTGGCATTATGGGTTGCGTAAAAAAATAA
- a CDS encoding Lsa36 family surface (lipo)protein — translation MNLRNLLFVLVFVTTVSQSELHAQFTCEGSACSFLPPILTEAGNGSLRKFETGYLNEVLKTNLEAGFLANVGASNIGTGMVRRIQFGISTSAAGYKKDDIQIQDNYIKYPKLPNVGGAAIPSFHLDINPGWLLGTSEGGYIRRMGIFLHGMNVAISEDQIQSASNNKNYEGRIAVRSYGGMIRYQLVEKEGFLMNLITWNGINVGVGHHVMEQNMSLSYLEGKAAQIEFQGVKGKWGGDTNFAFNTKVQTTNVDLRTGLGLFWIANVIVGGGYSWNSGSNSASLSRRGPFLINSNEAQPLELPREYQSAIDKELLAQNPNATLGFKASSESNSKRGVGYGIVGLEFDLFLLKVIAEGLYGGKDLYSANLGVKLSF, via the coding sequence ATGAATTTAAGAAACCTGCTGTTTGTACTCGTATTTGTCACAACAGTGTCGCAAAGCGAACTGCATGCTCAATTTACTTGTGAAGGATCAGCCTGTAGCTTTTTACCCCCAATACTTACGGAAGCAGGGAACGGTTCCCTTCGAAAATTTGAAACGGGATATTTAAATGAAGTACTTAAAACCAATTTAGAAGCAGGTTTTCTTGCTAACGTTGGTGCCAGTAATATCGGAACCGGTATGGTGCGGCGCATTCAATTCGGTATCAGTACCTCTGCTGCTGGATACAAAAAAGACGATATCCAAATCCAAGATAATTATATCAAATACCCAAAACTTCCGAACGTAGGTGGTGCAGCAATTCCTTCCTTCCATTTGGATATCAATCCTGGATGGTTACTCGGAACCTCAGAAGGTGGTTACATCCGCCGGATGGGAATTTTTCTTCATGGTATGAACGTTGCCATTTCGGAAGACCAAATTCAGTCTGCGTCCAATAACAAAAATTACGAAGGCCGTATCGCCGTACGGTCGTATGGTGGAATGATACGTTACCAATTGGTTGAGAAAGAAGGTTTTTTAATGAACCTAATCACCTGGAACGGAATCAACGTAGGTGTGGGCCATCATGTGATGGAACAAAACATGAGTCTAAGTTATTTAGAAGGAAAAGCCGCCCAAATTGAATTCCAAGGTGTGAAAGGAAAATGGGGAGGAGATACCAACTTTGCTTTTAACACCAAAGTTCAAACCACCAATGTTGATTTACGAACTGGGCTTGGACTCTTTTGGATCGCGAACGTGATTGTGGGTGGGGGATATAGTTGGAACTCTGGGAGTAACTCAGCTTCACTTTCTAGACGAGGCCCATTCCTCATCAACTCCAATGAAGCCCAACCTTTGGAATTGCCTCGGGAATACCAATCCGCTATTGACAAAGAACTATTGGCACAAAATCCGAATGCGACGCTTGGTTTTAAAGCAAGTAGCGAATCTAACTCCAAACGCGGAGTTGGGTACGGGATTGTTGGATTAGAATTTGATTTGTTTCTCTTAAAGGTCATTGCAGAAGGCTTGTACGGTGGAAAGGACTTGTACTCTGCCAATCTGGGAGTCAAACTCTCTTTTTAG
- the ahcY gene encoding adenosylhomocysteinase, translated as MSTATETKTERLPFKVKDISLAEWGREEIILAEKEMPGLMALRKEFGTSKPLKGARICGSLHMTIQTAVLIETLAALGADIRWSSCNIFSTQDHAAAAIAKAGIPVFAWKGESEEEYWWCIEQTLFFDGGKGPNMILDDGHDLTHYIHEKYPQLLADIKGVSEETTTGVIALHKKLKAGTLKIPAINVNDSVTKSKFDNLYGCRESLADGIKRATDVMLAGKVALVCGYGDVGKGSAASLRNFGARVIVTEIDPICALQAVMEGYQVLRVEDAIENADIIVTATGNDDIITLENMKAMKDGAILCNIGHFDTEIQMSRLNSEKGVIKKEIKPQVDKYTFPNGRSIIVLAEGRLVNLGCATGHPSFVMSSSFTNQVLAQIELYTTKYELGVHRLPKHLDEKVAALHLEQLGVRLTKLTQKQADYISVPLEGPYKPDHYRY; from the coding sequence ATGTCCACAGCAACTGAAACAAAAACAGAAAGATTGCCATTTAAAGTGAAGGATATCTCTCTTGCAGAATGGGGAAGAGAAGAGATCATTTTGGCAGAAAAAGAAATGCCGGGCCTTATGGCTCTTCGTAAAGAATTCGGAACTTCTAAGCCACTCAAAGGTGCTAGAATTTGTGGATCTCTTCACATGACAATCCAAACAGCGGTTCTAATTGAAACCTTGGCTGCATTAGGTGCTGACATTCGTTGGTCCTCTTGTAACATTTTTTCAACACAAGACCACGCTGCCGCTGCGATTGCAAAAGCAGGAATCCCTGTATTTGCATGGAAAGGCGAATCAGAAGAAGAATACTGGTGGTGTATTGAACAAACACTATTTTTTGACGGTGGCAAAGGACCAAACATGATCCTTGATGACGGTCATGATCTAACTCACTACATCCATGAAAAATACCCACAACTTCTTGCAGACATCAAAGGTGTTTCTGAAGAAACAACTACAGGTGTGATCGCACTTCATAAAAAATTGAAAGCGGGAACTCTTAAAATCCCTGCAATCAACGTAAATGACTCTGTAACAAAATCTAAGTTTGATAACCTCTACGGTTGCCGTGAGTCACTTGCTGACGGAATCAAACGCGCAACAGACGTGATGCTTGCTGGTAAAGTAGCACTTGTTTGTGGATACGGTGACGTAGGAAAAGGTTCTGCAGCATCTCTTCGTAACTTCGGTGCACGAGTGATTGTTACTGAAATCGATCCAATTTGTGCTCTTCAAGCAGTAATGGAAGGATACCAAGTTCTTCGTGTAGAAGATGCAATTGAAAATGCAGACATCATTGTAACGGCAACGGGAAATGATGACATCATCACACTTGAAAACATGAAAGCGATGAAAGACGGTGCGATTCTTTGTAACATCGGGCACTTTGATACAGAAATCCAAATGTCTCGTTTGAATTCTGAAAAAGGTGTGATCAAAAAAGAAATCAAACCTCAGGTTGATAAATACACTTTCCCTAACGGTAGATCCATTATCGTTCTTGCAGAAGGTCGATTGGTAAACCTTGGTTGCGCTACTGGTCACCCATCGTTTGTAATGTCTAGTTCTTTCACTAACCAAGTTTTGGCACAGATCGAACTCTATACTACAAAATATGAATTGGGCGTACATCGTCTTCCAAAACACTTGGATGAAAAAGTGGCAGCACTTCATTTAGAACAGTTAGGAGTTCGTTTAACAAAACTAACTCAAAAACAAGCTGATTACATCAGCGTTCCACTCGAAGGTCCATACAAACCTGACCACTACCGATACTAA
- a CDS encoding methyl-accepting chemotaxis protein, producing MSIKQKLAFGSAVITLFSLGVILTLISYVIYKNAKEDALENISVLADKISLDVGDYLSAPLGEAYLLKQILQEPNLLDRERVFQILNVMTASNESILGTYVVFESNAFDGKDSNYRNTKYHDNSGRFIPYSVKSNGKIIIEPVVGFDLPESDFYQLPKKNKKVELIPPFDYKVDGKDVTMISLVYPVIRNQNFIGIAGADLSLETIRTYLHNLKILEGTVKITLVASNGYVLFNGLHPDKKDVIWKDEEDKYINLAMSTKQRQTYSDSEYFHVSLPIQLVENTAPWTLRVSYPQGKITSEIQFIFWIALGLGITGILFSTLANMMIFRNLVDRRLQSLIGFTKDAANGNLSKEIVDENKDEIGHLVEAVVAMVTNIRHILSVAQTSGSDLTDTSRFMENTIIELSDLAQSQAASSEEASATVEELNASSETINANVEQAVNNSKSIHTSLHAIQNLVQKITTEVESFGEIAVGANQKAEEGRNMAGLTSKAIEEIQEKSLAITEFSDVISNISEKTSLLALNAAIEAARAGESGRGFAVVAEEISKLASQAAESVSQINTLSEEALDSIQNGGTQVTKLIDLLREIIKEVSVIFEKAKDIVPLIQDQKTRTDQIYVEIEEITSLVESIQQSTEEQKRATFELSNMTINISNGSQILSEQSETMSANSLRMTGISSKLSEILLKFHL from the coding sequence ATGAGCATTAAACAGAAGTTAGCCTTTGGTTCGGCAGTTATTACCCTTTTTTCACTCGGAGTAATCCTCACACTGATTTCTTATGTCATATATAAAAATGCAAAAGAAGACGCACTAGAAAATATATCTGTCCTTGCAGATAAAATTTCTCTCGATGTGGGAGACTATTTATCAGCCCCACTGGGCGAAGCCTATCTACTGAAACAAATTCTACAAGAACCAAACCTTCTCGACCGAGAGCGAGTTTTCCAAATTTTAAATGTAATGACTGCCTCTAACGAATCTATCTTAGGCACTTACGTAGTATTTGAATCAAATGCTTTTGATGGAAAGGACTCTAACTACCGCAATACGAAGTACCATGATAATTCGGGCAGGTTTATCCCTTATTCTGTAAAATCAAATGGCAAAATTATTATAGAACCCGTGGTTGGGTTTGATCTTCCTGAGTCTGACTTTTACCAACTCCCCAAAAAAAACAAAAAAGTCGAACTCATCCCACCCTTTGATTATAAAGTCGATGGGAAAGATGTGACTATGATTTCTCTGGTTTATCCGGTGATTCGGAATCAAAACTTTATAGGAATTGCCGGGGCTGATCTTTCTTTAGAAACCATCCGCACCTATCTTCATAACTTAAAAATTTTAGAGGGAACTGTAAAGATCACCCTTGTTGCCAGTAATGGTTACGTACTTTTCAACGGACTTCATCCAGACAAAAAGGATGTGATATGGAAGGATGAGGAAGACAAATATATTAATTTAGCCATGTCTACCAAACAAAGACAAACTTATTCCGATTCCGAATACTTCCATGTGAGTTTGCCCATCCAACTGGTTGAAAACACAGCACCCTGGACACTTCGAGTTTCTTATCCGCAAGGGAAAATCACGAGCGAAATACAATTTATTTTTTGGATCGCTTTAGGACTTGGAATCACTGGTATTCTTTTTTCCACTTTAGCCAATATGATGATCTTTCGGAATCTAGTGGATAGAAGGTTACAATCTTTGATTGGATTTACAAAGGATGCAGCTAACGGCAATTTATCGAAAGAAATTGTAGACGAAAATAAAGATGAAATTGGTCACCTTGTAGAAGCTGTTGTAGCCATGGTAACAAACATTCGACATATCCTAAGTGTAGCTCAAACTTCTGGATCGGACTTAACAGATACCTCTCGATTTATGGAGAACACAATCATTGAGCTTTCTGATTTGGCCCAAAGCCAAGCCGCTTCCTCCGAAGAAGCAAGTGCCACCGTTGAAGAACTCAACGCATCTTCCGAAACCATCAATGCCAATGTAGAACAGGCAGTTAACAATTCTAAATCCATTCATACCTCACTTCATGCCATCCAAAATCTTGTTCAAAAAATCACAACAGAAGTGGAATCCTTTGGAGAAATTGCGGTAGGAGCCAATCAAAAAGCGGAAGAAGGAAGGAATATGGCAGGACTGACTTCTAAAGCCATTGAAGAGATCCAAGAGAAGTCTTTAGCCATCACCGAATTTTCGGATGTTATTTCCAATATTTCAGAAAAGACCAGCTTGCTTGCGTTAAACGCAGCAATTGAAGCCGCACGAGCTGGAGAATCGGGTCGCGGGTTTGCCGTTGTGGCCGAAGAAATTTCCAAACTGGCTTCCCAAGCAGCAGAATCGGTATCGCAAATCAATACACTCTCGGAAGAGGCTTTAGATTCCATCCAAAATGGAGGAACACAAGTTACAAAACTCATCGATTTACTCCGAGAGATTATCAAGGAGGTTTCTGTTATCTTTGAAAAAGCGAAAGACATTGTTCCTCTCATCCAAGACCAAAAAACGAGAACTGACCAAATTTATGTAGAAATTGAAGAAATCACTTCCCTTGTGGAATCCATCCAACAATCCACTGAAGAACAAAAAAGAGCCACCTTCGAACTATCAAACATGACCATCAACATTTCCAATGGTTCGCAAATTTTATCTGAACAATCGGAAACAATGTCTGCAAACTCACTCCGCATGACAGGGATTAGTTCAAAGTTATCGGAAATTTTATTAAAATTCCATTTATAG